The DNA segment CCAGCAGGGCAGCGGCTCCGCCGGCAGGGTCGCCGGGTTGGGAAACCAGCGCCAGCTCCGGCATGGCGGCATCGTGGACAGGGAATCGTGCCTGCGCCACGGAGACGCCGACACGCAAGATGCTTTTGGCCGACCCCTTGAAGACGCCACGTGCCGGTGGGACGTCGGCGTAATCTCGCCCGATGGCGACACGGATATGCCTGTCGTCGGCCAGGGTATTGTTTGTAGGATCGAACCCGATCCAGTCGAGCCCCGGGATATAGGCTTCGACCCATGCGTGCGAACCGTCCTCGGCGGAACGGTTATGCGCCAGATCGGTCTCAGGGCGGTGGAACAGGTAGCCGCTCACGTATCGACAGGGGATGTAGAGTTGCCGCGCCAGTGCGATGAAGATGTGCGCGAAGTCCTGGCAGACCCCGCTTCGATGCGTCAAGGCGTCGTCGATGGGGGAGTTGACGTGCGTGCTCTGAGGGCTGTACTCGAATTCGCGGTAGATGAGCGCATTGAGTTCGCGCAGG comes from the Rhodothermales bacterium genome and includes:
- a CDS encoding transglutaminase family protein; protein product: MQYVIRHITQFTYDSPIRESRMEVRMCPRTESEQQCYSFELTVSPRVQVFSYQDYMGNTVHHFDIPGVHDALSLTSRALVEVRPRDHLPECVDPGLWAEMDRIMAGDEHLEMVLPSAFTQPTPRLIDFRTAFSIHRRDDPLSLLRELNALIYREFEYSPQSTHVNSPIDDALTHRSGVCQDFAHIFIALARQLYIPCRYVSGYLFHRPETDLAHNRSAEDGSHAWVEAYIPGLDWIGFDPTNNTLADDRHIRVAIGRDYADVPPARGVFKGSAKSILRVGVSVAQARFPVHDAAMPELALVSQPGDPAGGAAALL